ATCCTGATTCCCGAAGAGCCCGATATTATGGGAGCTTATGGCGCAGCCTTGTTTGCAAGAGAGTCAAGTTCTGAGACCGACATTAGATGAGCTTTTGAACTTTTTCACCCTAAGATTTGTCGTAAATGTGTAGGAGGTGCATTTCATGGACCACCATGAGGAACTACGGAAGATTCCGAGTATTAGTGAAAACATTGTTGAAGACATCTACCATGTGAAGCCCCACGAAGGATCCTGGATAGTGGATCACGAAAGTGAAGAGAGAATCATTCACCGGTTTGACGATAAGGTAGATGCAATCTCTGCAGCTTCCGAGTTAGCCAGC
The DNA window shown above is from Mesotoga infera and carries:
- a CDS encoding DUF2188 domain-containing protein, with translation MDHHEELRKIPSISENIVEDIYHVKPHEGSWIVDHESEERIIHRFDDKVDAISAASELASNSPEGKLVIHNFEGNVDKDETEKIGKSLQEKSGGARVFIPVAFHTRLSRH